In one window of Ignatzschineria indica DNA:
- a CDS encoding type III pantothenate kinase produces the protein MKLLLVDIGNTTADFRLYDAKDGTLTPLIRPLSQDSVLSDRVAIKDKLDQFQISFDAVIYVSVVPDLNNLIRAIADLYQIPVYSLRHDLPVDWSRFSLKNIHLLGADFVANFYGVEATYQYQNCAVVALGTATTIFVIKGGQFVGTTISPGIQSSLQGLFAQAALLSEMDYALQEGTLGFNTFESISIGTINGHYHMIMGLIAEIKKEYPIEHLIFTGGNLRYYEDAAFREEIIFDETLIFKGLIYLYQQLQKEESESHNLNLPLEASDPSKQAI, from the coding sequence ATGAAGCTACTTTTAGTAGATATTGGCAATACCACAGCAGACTTTCGACTCTATGACGCTAAAGATGGCACTTTAACGCCCTTGATTCGCCCTCTTAGTCAAGATAGCGTTCTTAGCGATAGAGTAGCGATAAAGGATAAGCTCGATCAATTTCAGATCTCTTTTGATGCAGTGATCTATGTCTCTGTCGTCCCTGATCTGAATAATCTTATTCGCGCAATTGCTGATCTCTACCAGATCCCTGTCTACAGTCTACGCCATGATCTCCCGGTAGATTGGTCTCGCTTCTCCCTTAAAAACATCCACCTTTTAGGGGCCGATTTTGTTGCAAACTTTTATGGAGTTGAAGCCACTTATCAATATCAAAATTGTGCCGTTGTCGCACTTGGCACTGCCACTACTATCTTTGTGATCAAAGGGGGGCAATTTGTCGGAACAACGATCTCTCCTGGAATTCAATCGAGCCTTCAAGGACTTTTTGCGCAAGCAGCCCTTCTCTCTGAGATGGATTATGCCCTACAAGAGGGAACGCTTGGGTTTAACACCTTTGAATCGATTAGTATCGGCACTATTAATGGTCACTACCATATGATTATGGGGTTAATCGCTGAGATAAAGAAAGAGTACCCCATTGAGCATCTGATCTTTACCGGGGGTAATCTCCGTTACTATGAAGATGCTGCTTTCAGAGAGGAGATTATCTTTGATGAGACCTTAATCTTTAAAGGATTGATCTATCTCTACCAGCAGTTGCAAAAAGAAGAGAGTGAATCACATAATCTGAATCTGCCTTTAGAAGCATCAGATCCCTCGAAGCAAGCGATTTAA
- the lpxK gene encoding tetraacyldisaccharide 4'-kinase: protein MILKAPLFWQKKGIISTLLLPLSSLYHLLSQYDLQKREKRAQKLPRPTIVIGNINVGGTGKTPTTIALTESLQARGLTVGILSRGFGREDQTLQIVSPHSTVKEIGDEPALIYQKTKAPMAIYHDRYNAGIALLKAFPDIDCFLCDDALQHRQLERDIEIIVVGAQGFGNGRILPAGPLREPISRIDKADFIICNQISPQAVKAEINQLSGQFADHRQPAKRATDLEGKRNKRDNNIDNKIDNNIEVIPLSSQLDDAISLNDPTIKRKLSSFASTHFTAIAGIAHPENFYQMLRAKGLQFTTKSFPDHHQIKEHELASLAPPILMTEKDATKCRHFNHLTMDNLWAVPLKNELPDHFIDTLLEKITTNNNK, encoded by the coding sequence ATGATATTAAAAGCTCCCCTCTTTTGGCAAAAAAAGGGCATAATCTCAACACTTCTACTACCTCTTTCATCGCTCTATCATCTTCTCTCCCAATATGATCTTCAAAAACGGGAGAAGCGGGCTCAAAAGCTACCACGCCCAACCATTGTTATTGGCAACATCAATGTGGGAGGAACTGGAAAAACCCCCACAACCATTGCCTTGACAGAAAGCTTACAAGCTCGAGGCCTCACGGTTGGCATACTCTCAAGAGGTTTTGGACGAGAAGATCAGACGCTACAGATTGTCTCTCCTCACTCTACCGTTAAAGAGATCGGTGATGAGCCGGCACTCATCTACCAAAAAACTAAAGCCCCTATGGCTATCTATCATGATCGCTATAATGCCGGCATTGCGCTCTTAAAAGCTTTTCCAGACATTGATTGCTTTCTCTGCGATGATGCATTACAACATCGACAGTTAGAGCGTGATATTGAGATTATTGTAGTGGGTGCGCAAGGGTTTGGAAATGGTCGAATCTTACCCGCAGGCCCTTTAAGAGAGCCTATCTCCCGCATCGATAAAGCGGATTTTATTATCTGTAATCAGATCTCTCCACAAGCTGTCAAAGCAGAGATTAATCAACTCTCTGGCCAATTTGCTGATCATAGACAGCCTGCAAAGAGAGCAACTGATCTTGAAGGTAAACGCAACAAGAGAGATAACAACATAGATAACAAGATCGATAACAATATAGAAGTTATTCCGCTATCATCACAATTAGATGATGCTATTTCACTCAATGATCCGACAATCAAAAGAAAATTATCATCTTTTGCATCGACCCATTTTACCGCTATTGCCGGCATCGCTCATCCTGAGAATTTCTATCAAATGCTCCGTGCTAAAGGCCTCCAATTTACAACAAAGAGTTTTCCTGACCATCATCAAATTAAGGAGCATGAGCTTGCCTCACTGGCACCCCCTATCCTTATGACAGAGAAAGATGCCACAAAATGTCGCCATTTTAACCATCTCACAATGGATAATCTCTGGGCAGTTCCACTAAAAAATGAGCTCCCCGATCATTTTATTGATACACTACTGGAAAAAATAACGACAAATAACAACAAATAA
- a CDS encoding HAD family hydrolase, translated as MIHNISRLQDIRYWIFDMDGTLTVAKHDFAMIRKVLEVADDEDILDNLAKLPEADRLARERWLAEYELKVAKATKAAHGAADLLDYLAERSTHFAILTRNLHALTEITLTAANIAHHFPPELIIGRDTTTPKPSPDGIIALLTQWQIAPEEALIIGDHEYDLAAGKSAGIITVLINQRENIYPKLADYYFPDCLTLLNALRA; from the coding sequence ATGATACACAATATTTCTCGTTTACAAGATATCCGCTACTGGATTTTTGATATGGATGGCACTCTCACTGTCGCAAAACATGATTTTGCCATGATACGAAAAGTTCTTGAGGTCGCTGATGATGAGGATATCTTAGATAATCTTGCAAAACTCCCCGAAGCAGATCGCTTAGCCAGAGAACGCTGGCTTGCAGAGTATGAACTTAAAGTAGCAAAAGCAACAAAGGCGGCTCATGGTGCCGCTGATCTTCTCGATTACCTAGCAGAAAGATCGACCCATTTTGCAATCTTAACGCGCAATTTACATGCTCTTACAGAGATAACGCTCACAGCTGCCAATATTGCGCATCACTTCCCACCAGAGCTCATTATTGGACGCGATACCACAACTCCCAAGCCATCACCTGATGGTATTATAGCGCTTCTGACTCAATGGCAGATCGCACCAGAAGAAGCGCTAATTATTGGTGATCATGAGTATGATCTCGCTGCCGGGAAAAGTGCCGGAATCATAACTGTCTTGATCAACCAGAGAGAGAATATCTACCCAAAACTTGCAGACTACTACTTTCCAGACTGCTTAACGCTCCTCAATGCCCTACGCGCTTAA
- the dtd gene encoding D-aminoacyl-tRNA deacylase yields MKLLLQRVKEASVTVGGEVVGAIDQGLLLFVGIEPFDSEEIVKKGIERAMKYRIFSDDAGKMNLSLIDRGGDLLLVSQFTLAADTDRGLRPSFTSAAAPALGEALFDYAVSVARSLMEKSGAGQVATGRFGADMQVALINDGPVTFLLETR; encoded by the coding sequence ATGAAGTTATTATTGCAACGAGTCAAAGAAGCATCTGTAACTGTGGGTGGAGAGGTCGTTGGTGCTATTGATCAAGGGTTGTTGCTCTTTGTCGGGATAGAACCTTTTGATAGTGAGGAGATTGTCAAGAAGGGGATTGAGCGAGCTATGAAGTATCGTATCTTTAGTGATGATGCCGGAAAGATGAATCTTTCATTGATCGATCGTGGAGGAGATCTTCTTTTAGTCTCTCAATTTACTTTAGCGGCCGATACAGATCGGGGCTTGCGACCAAGTTTTACCTCAGCCGCAGCACCTGCGCTCGGAGAAGCGCTTTTTGATTATGCTGTTTCTGTTGCAAGATCGCTGATGGAGAAGAGCGGTGCCGGTCAAGTAGCAACTGGCCGATTTGGTGCGGATATGCAGGTTGCGTTGATCAATGATGGACCTGTCACCTTTCTCTTAGAGACGCGATAA